The proteins below are encoded in one region of Saccopteryx leptura isolate mSacLep1 chromosome 1, mSacLep1_pri_phased_curated, whole genome shotgun sequence:
- the FCHO1 gene encoding F-BAR domain only protein 1 — protein MSYFGEHFWGEKNHGFEVLYHSLKQGPISTKELADFIRERATIEETYSKAMAKLSKLASNGTPMGTFAPLWEVFRVSSDKLALCHLELTRKLQDLIKDMLRYSEEQLKTHKKCKEEAMSTLEAVQVLAGVSQLLPKSRENYLNRCMDQERLRRENTTSQKEMDKAETKTKKAAESLRRSVEKYNTARTDFEQKMLDSALHFQAMEETHLQHMKALLGSYAHSVEDTHVQIGQVHEEFKQNIENISVEMLLRKFAESKGTGREKPGPLDFEAYSAAALQEAMKRLRGAKAFRLPGLSRREREPPAAVDSLEPDSVACPEVDEEGFTVRPDVTQNSTAGPSHFSSSDSDFDDEEPRKFYVHIKPATARAPACSPEAAAAQLRATAGSLILPPGPGGTMKRHSSRDASGKPQRPRSAPRVSSCTEKLKSDEQFSKNLFGPPLESAFDHEDFTGSSSLGFTSSPSPFSSSSPENVEDSGLDSPSHTAPGPFPDSWVPRPATPQSPPSCRAQPSESRGTQSLLSSDSPQPLASSPGPWGLDAVAGGDLMPVPADLTALEDLAAVPRRPRSRKVSCPLMSSNGDLFYSVSPSPLGPSVPSAAPERSSLSSQTGHGISRGPSPVVLGSKNALPVATVFTEYVHAYFRGHSPSCLARVTGELTMTFPAGIVRVFNGTPPPPVLSFRLVHTARIEHFQPNADLLFSDPSQSDPETKDFWLNMTALTDALHRQAEQSPTASYYNIVLLRYQFSRPGPQAVPLQLSAHWQCEATLTQVLVEYSYRPGATAVPTPLTNVQILLPVGEPVTNVRLQPSATWNLEEKRLLWKLPDVSESGGSGRLSASWEPCSGPSTPSPVAAQFTSEGTTLSGVDLELVGSGYRLSLVKRRFATGMYLVSC, from the exons ATGTCATATTTTGGGGAGCATTTTTGG GGCGAGAAAAACCATGGCTTTGAGGTTTTGTACCACAGCTTGAAACAGGGACCCATCTCCACCAAGGAGCTGGCAGACTTCATCCGGGAGAG GGCCACTATTGAGGAGACATACTCGAAAGCAATGGCAAAACTTTCCAAGCTGGCTAGCAACGGGACCCCCATGGG GACCTTTGCCCCACTCTGGGAGGTCTTCCGTGTCTCCTCGGACAAGCTGGCACTCTGCCACCTGGAGCTGACTCGGAAGCTACAGGACCTCATCAAGGACATGCTCCGTTACAGCGAGGAGCAGCTCAAGACGCACAAGAAG TGCAAAGAGGAGGCAATGAGCACCTTGGAAGCTGTGCAAGTCCTTGCAGGCGTCAGCCAGCTCCTGCCCAAGTCCCGCGAGAACTACCTGAACCGGTGCATGGACCAGGAGCGGCTGCGAAGGGAGAACACAACAAGCCAAAAGGAGATGGACAAG GCAGAGACCAAGACCAAGAAGGCTGCGGAGAGCCTGCGGCGCTCAGTGGAGAAGTACAACACTGCCCGCACTGACTTTGAGCAGAAGATGCTGGACTCGGCTCTG cacTTCCAAGCCATGGAAGAGACCCACCTGCAGCACATGAAGGCACTGCTGGGCTCCTATGCCCACTCTGTGGAGGACACCCATGTACAGATTGGGCAG GTTCACGAGGAGTTTAAGCAAAATATAGAGAACATCAGCGTGGAAATGCTACTGAGAAAATTTGCAGAGAGCAAGGGCACAGGCCGGGAGAAGCCTG GGCCTTTGGACTTTGAGGCATACAGTGCAGCTGCCCTGCAGGAAG CAATGAAACGGTTGCGGGGAGCCAAGGCCTTTCGCCTCCCAGGACTGAGCCGGCGGGAGCGGGAGCCACCTGCAGCAGT AGATTCTTTGGAGCCTGATTCAGTG GCATGTCCAGAGGTGGATGAAGAAGGTTTCACTGTCCGGCCTGATGTGACTCAGAACA GTACCGCTGGGCCCTCCCACTTCTCATCCAGCGACTCCGACTTTGATGACGAGGAGCCCCGCAAGTTCTACGTGCACATCAAGCCTGCCACTGCCcgggccccagcctgcagccctgaGGCAGCTGCTGCGCAGCTCAGGGCCACAGCTGGCAGCCTCAttctccctcctggcccaggg GGCACCATGAAACGCCATTCTTCAC GGGATGCTTCTGGGAAACCACAGAGGCCTCGATCTGCCCCGAGGGTCAGCAG CTGTACAGAGAAGCTGAAATCAGATGAACAGTTTTCCAAGAACCTCTTTGGGCCACCCCTAGAGTCAGCCTTTGACCACGAAGATTTTACAG GCTCTAGCAGTCTCGGCTTCACCTCCAGCCCCTCGCCTTTCTCCTCCTCATCACCAGAGAATGTGGAGGACTCTGGCCTGGACTCTCCATCCCACACAGCACCTGGCCCCTTCCCAGATTCCTGGGTTCCCCGCCCAGCCACCCCACAGAGCCCACCTAGCTGTAGGGCACAGCCATCTGAGTCAAGGGGAACACAGTCCCTGCTGTCATCGGACTCACCACAGCCGCTTGCATCATCCCCAGGTCCCTGGGGGTTAGATGCTGTGGCTGGAGGAG ACCTGATGCCGGTACCTGCCGACCTTACAGCCCTGGAGGACCTGGCAGCTGTACCCCGTAGACCCCGCTCCAGGAAGGTGTCCTGCCCCCTCATGAGCAGCAATGGGGATCTG TTTTATTCTGTGAGCCCCTCCCCACTGGGCCCCTCAGTCCCCAGCGCTGCCCCAGAACGCTCCAGCCTCTCATCCCAGACAGGACATG GAATCTCCCGGGGCCCAAGCCCTGTGGTCCTGGGTTCCAAGAATGCCCTGCCCGTGGCTACAGTCTTTACCGAATATGTCCACGCCTACTTCCGTGGCCACAGCCCTAG CTGCCTGGCTCGAGTAACTGGGGAGCTGACCATGACCTTCCCAGCTGGCATTGTGCGTGTATTCAATGGGACTCCACCCCCACCAGTCCTCAGCTTCCGTCTTGTGCACACAGCCCGCATTGAGCACTTCCAGCCCAATGCTGACCTTCTCTTCAG TGACCCGTCCCAGAGTGACCCTGAGACCAAAGACTTCTGGCTCAACATGACAGCCCTAACTGACGCCCTGCATAGGCAGGCGGAGCAGAGCCCGACTGCCTCCTACTACAACATAGTGCTGCTGCGCTACCAG TTCTCCCGCCCAGGCCCCCAGGCCGTGCCTCTGCAGCTGAGCGCCCATTGGCAGTGTGAAGCAACCCTCACTCAGGTCTTGGTGGAGTACAGCTACCGGCCCGGTGCCACAGCTGTGCCCACACCGCTCACCAACGTCCAGATCCTGCTGCCTGTGGGGGAGCCTGTGACCAATGTCCGCCTGCAGCCATCCGCCACCTG GAACCTGGAGGAGAAACGGCTCCTATGGAAGCTTCCGGATGTATCTGAGTCAGGAG GCTCCGGCCGCCTGTCTGCCAGCTGGGAACCATGCTCAGGGCCCAGCACGCCCAGCCCCGTGGCCGCTCAGTTCACCAGCGAAGGGACCACTCTGTCCGGCGTGGATCTGGAGCTGGTGGGCAGTGGCTACCGCTTGTCACTGGTAAAGAGAAGGTTTGCCACAG GGATGTACCTTGTAAGCTGCTGA